The following coding sequences lie in one Candidatus Krumholzibacteriia bacterium genomic window:
- the dusB gene encoding tRNA dihydrouridine synthase DusB, which yields MVRIHMVLSNLQGLPNGARVILAPLCGVTTAPFRRICLDHGADMAVTEMVSSEAMTRSREMYCKALHGLDVAEGPLSLQIFGGNPVRMGETAARLSEQKPEYLDMNFGCPVKKIVKGNGGSAVLKDTQLLSDICGEVVRRSSVPVSAKIRAGWDRPTGEKVRELARAIEGAGVSMLTIHARTRAQGFSGEANWDLIAEAKRAVSIPVVGNGDVRCADDVLRMHARTGCDAVMIGRAAIGNPWVFAEVKTALEGGEFTPPTPRERVTTMINHIDQTVKLEGEPGGVIASRKIMAAYLKRAPNVRESRGALMQARTLSEVRDIMGAYLDRIGPLADVPFHSQAGVESSFSEC from the coding sequence ATGGTTCGGATTCATATGGTGCTTTCCAACCTGCAAGGTCTTCCCAACGGTGCGCGCGTCATCCTGGCGCCGCTGTGCGGCGTTACCACCGCCCCCTTCCGGCGCATCTGCCTGGACCACGGCGCCGACATGGCGGTCACCGAGATGGTGAGTTCGGAGGCCATGACGCGAAGCCGCGAGATGTACTGCAAGGCGCTGCACGGGCTGGACGTGGCCGAGGGGCCGCTGTCGCTGCAGATCTTCGGCGGAAACCCGGTGCGCATGGGAGAGACCGCCGCGCGCCTCTCGGAGCAGAAACCCGAGTATCTCGACATGAACTTCGGTTGCCCGGTGAAGAAGATCGTCAAGGGCAACGGTGGCTCGGCGGTGCTCAAGGACACGCAGCTGCTGTCGGATATCTGTGGCGAAGTGGTACGGCGCAGCTCCGTGCCGGTGTCGGCCAAGATCCGCGCCGGCTGGGACCGGCCCACGGGCGAGAAGGTCCGTGAACTCGCGCGCGCCATCGAGGGCGCGGGTGTTTCCATGCTGACCATCCACGCGCGCACGCGCGCGCAGGGGTTCTCCGGCGAGGCCAACTGGGACCTGATCGCCGAGGCCAAGCGCGCGGTGTCGATCCCGGTGGTGGGCAACGGTGACGTGCGCTGCGCCGATGACGTGCTGCGCATGCACGCGCGCACCGGTTGCGACGCGGTAATGATTGGCCGCGCCGCCATCGGTAATCCGTGGGTGTTTGCCGAGGTGAAGACCGCGCTCGAGGGCGGCGAGTTCACGCCGCCCACACCGCGCGAACGCGTGACCACAATGATCAATCACATCGACCAGACGGTCAAACTGGAGGGCGAGCCCGGCGGCGTCATCGCATCGCGCAAGATCATGGCTGCCTACCTGAAGCGGGCGCCCAACGTGCGCGAGTCGCGCGGTGCGCTAATGCAGGCCCGCACGCTGTCCGAGGTGCGCGACATCATGGGCGCCTATCTCGATCGCATCGGCCCCCTCGCCGACGTGCCCTTCCACTCGCAGGCCGGCGTCGAGTCGTCCTTTTCGGAGTGCTGA
- a CDS encoding ATP-binding cassette domain-containing protein, giving the protein MTAPLISLRDAVVSYQAQARPALDGVSIDIAPGSWTAVSGANGSGKSTLLAVLAGLLPLRAGGMERAARRVAMLMQDPDDQLVASSVAHELELSVDPAEPSRAVRIAEATERFDLAPVLERNPHRLSGGEKQRLAMATVWLENPDVLLLDEPLAYLDAENRSRVLGFVRELNAAGAAVVWATPGEDVALARDAIVLEDGRACYQGPPAGVPAGGVVDAGPAANGAARPAAAPGSPAALQMQGVTFAYGDVPVLSDLNLEVAVGECVGVFGPNSSGKSTLLLVAGGAMRPAAGRVVRAGSAALYLPQSPERLFFAETVREEIAFGLRRRGIAAADIEGRAAESLGACGLDPAGFLDRSPFQLSFGEMRRVAFAIAHSLSPALLLLDEPASCLDASGRRVLRTLIDGCVAAGGAAVVASHDMTHLQGVGGRIVSLTQPQPADSIPANTPTRRL; this is encoded by the coding sequence ATGACCGCTCCCCTCATCTCCCTTCGCGATGCCGTGGTTTCCTACCAGGCGCAGGCACGCCCCGCGCTGGACGGGGTGTCGATCGACATCGCCCCGGGCTCCTGGACGGCGGTCTCCGGCGCCAATGGCTCGGGAAAGAGCACGCTGCTGGCGGTGCTGGCGGGGCTGTTGCCGTTGCGCGCGGGCGGCATGGAACGCGCCGCGCGCCGCGTCGCCATGTTGATGCAGGATCCGGACGACCAGCTGGTGGCATCGAGCGTGGCGCACGAGCTGGAGTTGTCGGTGGACCCGGCCGAGCCGAGCCGGGCGGTGCGCATTGCCGAAGCTACCGAACGCTTCGACCTCGCACCGGTGCTGGAGCGAAACCCGCACCGGCTCTCCGGCGGGGAGAAGCAGCGCCTCGCCATGGCGACGGTGTGGCTGGAAAATCCCGACGTGCTCCTGCTCGACGAACCGCTCGCCTATCTCGACGCCGAGAATCGCAGCCGCGTGCTGGGCTTCGTGCGCGAGTTGAACGCGGCGGGGGCGGCGGTGGTGTGGGCAACGCCGGGAGAGGACGTGGCCCTCGCGCGCGATGCGATCGTCCTCGAAGACGGCCGGGCGTGCTACCAGGGGCCGCCGGCGGGCGTTCCCGCCGGTGGGGTGGTCGACGCCGGCCCGGCCGCGAACGGGGCGGCGCGCCCCGCAGCGGCGCCGGGTAGCCCGGCCGCGCTGCAAATGCAGGGGGTCACGTTCGCGTATGGCGACGTGCCGGTGCTCTCGGACCTGAACCTCGAGGTGGCGGTGGGGGAGTGTGTGGGCGTGTTCGGTCCCAACAGTTCGGGAAAATCGACCCTCCTGCTGGTCGCCGGCGGCGCGATGCGGCCGGCGGCGGGGCGGGTCGTGCGGGCGGGGAGCGCGGCGCTCTACCTTCCGCAGAGTCCAGAGCGGCTCTTTTTTGCCGAGACCGTGCGCGAAGAGATCGCGTTCGGGCTCAGACGCCGCGGTATCGCCGCCGCCGACATCGAAGGCCGCGCGGCGGAAAGCCTCGGGGCGTGCGGTCTCGACCCGGCCGGGTTTCTCGACCGCTCCCCGTTTCAGTTGTCCTTCGGCGAGATGCGGCGGGTGGCGTTCGCCATCGCCCATTCGCTCTCTCCCGCACTGCTGCTGCTCGACGAGCCGGCGTCCTGTCTGGACGCCAGCGGCCGGCGCGTGCTGCGCACCCTCATCGACGGCTGTGTGGCCGCGGGAGGCGCGGCGGTGGTGGCGTCGCACGATATGACGCATTTGCAGGGAGTTGGCGGCCGCATCGTCTCGTTGACGCAACCCCAACCGGCGGATAGTATTCCCGCCAATACTCCAACCAGGAGGCTCTAG
- a CDS encoding aldo/keto reductase: MPALLDRFHVLGRSGLRVSPLSLGTMTFGTEWGWGTPKDECRRILDAYVEAGGNFVDTANFYTGGTSETFLGEFLAGRRDEIVLATKYALAMRPGDANSGGSHRKNLMQSLDASLARLKTSYIDLYWVHAWDFTVPIDEVVRALDDAVRAGKVLHAGVSNAPAWVVARANTMAELRGWTAFCATQVQYSLAERAIEREIVPMCSDTGVGVVAWSPLAGGVLSGKYARADSGSKAPLDESLRKESNQKRANERNLAIIAVAEAVAAEIGRSAAQVAVRWVMQRPGVGSVIIGARTLAQLNDNLQAAAFELSAEQMQRLDAASRIEAGYPHDYLRSSTVTRFLYGGARIE; this comes from the coding sequence GTGCCGGCACTCCTTGATCGATTCCACGTGCTGGGCCGCAGCGGCCTGCGCGTATCGCCCCTCTCACTCGGGACGATGACCTTCGGAACCGAGTGGGGCTGGGGAACCCCGAAGGACGAATGCCGCCGGATCCTCGACGCCTACGTCGAGGCCGGCGGCAATTTCGTCGATACGGCGAACTTCTACACCGGCGGCACCAGCGAGACCTTTCTGGGGGAGTTTCTGGCCGGGCGCCGCGACGAGATCGTGCTGGCCACCAAGTACGCCCTCGCCATGCGTCCGGGCGACGCCAACTCGGGTGGTTCGCATCGCAAGAACCTGATGCAGTCGCTGGACGCGAGCCTCGCCCGGCTCAAGACCTCGTACATCGACCTCTACTGGGTGCACGCGTGGGACTTCACCGTTCCCATCGACGAAGTGGTGCGCGCGCTCGACGACGCGGTGCGCGCCGGCAAGGTGTTGCACGCGGGCGTCTCCAATGCGCCCGCGTGGGTGGTGGCGCGCGCCAACACCATGGCGGAACTGCGTGGGTGGACGGCTTTCTGTGCCACCCAGGTGCAGTACTCGCTGGCCGAACGTGCCATCGAGCGGGAAATCGTCCCCATGTGCAGCGACACGGGTGTGGGGGTGGTGGCGTGGTCGCCCCTGGCGGGCGGTGTGCTGAGCGGAAAGTATGCGCGCGCCGACTCCGGCAGCAAGGCGCCGCTGGACGAGAGCCTGCGCAAGGAATCCAACCAGAAGCGCGCCAATGAGCGCAACCTCGCCATCATCGCCGTGGCCGAAGCGGTGGCCGCCGAGATCGGCCGTTCGGCCGCACAGGTGGCGGTTCGCTGGGTGATGCAGCGCCCCGGTGTCGGCAGCGTCATCATCGGCGCGCGCACCCTCGCGCAACTCAACGACAACCTCCAGGCTGCCGCGTTCGAACTGTCCGCGGAGCAGATGCAACGGCTCGACGCCGCCAGCCGCATCGAGGCCGGGTACCCGCACGACTATCTGCGCAGTTCGACCGTGACGCGCTTCCTCTACGGCGGCGCCAGGATCGAGTAG
- a CDS encoding CHAT domain-containing tetratricopeptide repeat protein — protein MRAVLVIVILLAAPVPGYTASTVSIADSLAARVEPLFAAGAYDSILALLPGYLLEAESRGDSILLGRALTQRGRVLLMKGMRERAIVDLDAGVGIAEAMADTAGLMPALNFRGFAYGGAGAWDDAMRCYQRRLDLALLVRSPLDEAWARTSIAYVQQQRGHEDEARKNYRRAIALFRAAQRPRLELTPLIGLGRVESAAGNEREAIRCYQRAWVVAREVGDRVNEMWATNNLGSLEESSGDIGRAAEYQRRAYEIARELAYPHGIVIPAINLARRATELGDFAGADAILRETRELCVSQSEPESIDIVDFAIANLRLAEGRYQEAAAILDRLLTPVTRLEPQYRDRAMLGYARALNASAGAEPAVAWLEHRFDAGDLTHADTRAGVALYCAFLYAEAGRTERALAFAARARALADDNGLVRLAVAARLRESICERALGRPASATASLHAAMEQLEAFRGRISSPEWREAYGQETSRLVLQASRVLLEYPDSLSAAARERTFFDTMQRVKTRTLLDRISDPRATPGALAVRNPVTLSETQAALRDGELLLDFLAGDEMSFLFVVSPGDCRLLELPGIGSPLEERVDLFRRIVASPDPVGRAQYPPERIAPMQRALGHEVLGAAAGLIEAARCVFVSPDGFYSRIPFGILMPGDAPLMAGRDVILMPSASLLVLDRARGRTHCEDAGRLVAIGAGADARLPGARDEVNGLARHYRNVDRVPVIPGGEALADLLTPCDVLHVAAHALVVDRSPWDSGILLGTPVGGGDDALRASSDTQPPRPILSAADSLLVAREFPGDPYLRAWRIAGLPIHARLAVLAACETAGGRVTTGEGTLGITAAFLSAGVPVVVSSLWPVDDRSTERIMTSFYRRLARGTPVATALREAQLEMSRTPGGAHPFLWAGFTVVGDGTDPVPIEPRGDVRIPVLATLLLLLAAVVTVLRRRLPAGMR, from the coding sequence ATGCGCGCCGTCCTCGTCATTGTCATCCTGCTTGCCGCGCCGGTTCCCGGGTACACCGCTTCCACCGTCTCGATCGCCGATTCGCTCGCCGCGCGCGTGGAGCCCCTGTTTGCGGCCGGTGCCTACGACTCGATCCTTGCCCTTCTGCCCGGCTACCTGCTCGAGGCCGAGAGCCGTGGCGACTCCATCCTGCTGGGACGCGCGCTGACGCAGCGCGGGCGCGTGCTCCTTATGAAGGGGATGCGCGAGCGGGCAATCGTGGACCTCGATGCGGGCGTTGGTATCGCGGAGGCGATGGCCGACACCGCGGGTCTGATGCCCGCGCTGAACTTTCGCGGCTTCGCGTACGGCGGCGCGGGTGCGTGGGACGACGCCATGCGCTGCTACCAGCGCCGGCTCGATCTGGCGCTGCTGGTTCGTTCGCCACTCGACGAGGCGTGGGCGAGGACCAGCATCGCCTATGTGCAGCAGCAGCGGGGTCACGAGGACGAAGCGCGCAAGAATTACCGGCGCGCGATCGCGCTCTTTCGCGCGGCGCAACGGCCACGGCTGGAACTGACGCCGCTGATCGGGCTGGGCCGCGTGGAGAGTGCGGCCGGCAACGAACGCGAAGCGATTCGCTGCTACCAGCGCGCGTGGGTGGTGGCGCGCGAGGTGGGCGACCGCGTCAACGAGATGTGGGCCACCAACAACCTGGGTTCCCTGGAGGAGAGCAGTGGCGACATCGGTCGCGCGGCCGAGTACCAGCGGCGCGCGTACGAGATTGCGCGCGAACTCGCGTATCCTCACGGCATCGTGATTCCCGCCATCAACCTGGCCCGGCGCGCAACCGAACTGGGCGACTTTGCGGGAGCGGATGCAATCCTGCGCGAGACGCGTGAGTTGTGCGTCTCCCAGTCCGAGCCGGAGTCCATCGACATCGTCGACTTCGCCATTGCGAATCTCCGCCTGGCGGAGGGCCGATACCAGGAAGCGGCCGCCATTCTTGATCGACTCCTGACCCCGGTGACGCGTCTGGAGCCGCAGTACCGCGACCGCGCGATGCTGGGGTACGCACGCGCTCTCAACGCAAGCGCCGGCGCGGAGCCGGCGGTGGCGTGGCTGGAACATCGTTTCGATGCGGGAGACCTGACCCACGCCGACACCCGGGCCGGCGTGGCACTCTACTGCGCGTTTCTGTACGCCGAAGCGGGCCGCACGGAGCGCGCGCTGGCCTTTGCGGCTCGGGCGCGCGCGCTGGCCGACGACAACGGGCTGGTGCGCCTTGCGGTGGCGGCGCGCCTGCGCGAGAGCATCTGTGAGCGTGCATTGGGCCGCCCGGCGTCGGCGACCGCATCGCTTCACGCCGCCATGGAACAACTGGAGGCATTCCGGGGCCGTATCAGCAGCCCGGAATGGCGCGAGGCCTACGGCCAGGAGACGTCGCGGCTGGTTCTGCAGGCCTCGCGCGTCCTGCTGGAGTACCCGGACTCGCTGAGCGCGGCTGCGCGCGAACGTACATTCTTCGACACCATGCAGCGCGTCAAGACGCGCACGCTGCTGGACCGAATCAGTGACCCCCGTGCCACGCCGGGTGCACTCGCCGTGCGCAACCCGGTAACGCTGTCCGAGACGCAGGCGGCGTTGCGCGACGGGGAACTCCTGCTGGATTTTCTGGCCGGAGACGAGATGAGCTTTCTGTTCGTGGTCTCGCCCGGCGACTGCCGGCTGCTTGAACTACCCGGCATCGGTTCGCCGCTCGAAGAGCGTGTCGACCTGTTCCGCCGCATCGTGGCAAGCCCGGACCCGGTGGGGCGCGCGCAATACCCGCCGGAACGCATCGCACCCATGCAACGCGCCCTGGGGCACGAAGTACTGGGTGCGGCGGCCGGCCTGATCGAAGCCGCACGGTGCGTGTTCGTATCGCCGGATGGCTTCTACTCCCGGATCCCGTTCGGCATCCTCATGCCCGGCGACGCGCCGCTCATGGCCGGGCGCGACGTGATCCTGATGCCGTCGGCGAGTCTGCTCGTGCTGGATCGCGCCCGCGGGCGAACGCACTGCGAGGACGCGGGCCGGCTGGTTGCGATTGGTGCGGGCGCGGATGCCCGCCTGCCGGGAGCGCGAGACGAAGTCAACGGCCTCGCGCGCCACTATCGAAACGTGGATCGCGTCCCGGTGATTCCCGGCGGGGAAGCCCTCGCGGATCTGCTCACGCCCTGCGACGTGCTGCACGTCGCGGCGCACGCGCTGGTTGTGGACCGGTCTCCGTGGGACTCGGGGATCCTGCTCGGTACACCGGTGGGCGGCGGCGACGATGCGTTGCGCGCGTCGTCCGATACGCAGCCACCGCGGCCCATTCTGTCCGCCGCGGATTCGTTGCTCGTCGCGCGCGAGTTCCCCGGCGATCCCTACCTGCGCGCGTGGCGCATCGCGGGACTTCCAATCCATGCACGGCTTGCGGTTCTGGCCGCCTGTGAAACCGCCGGCGGGCGCGTGACCACCGGCGAAGGCACGCTGGGCATCACGGCGGCGTTTCTGAGCGCGGGGGTTCCGGTGGTGGTGTCGAGCCTGTGGCCGGTCGACGACCGCTCCACCGAACGCATCATGACCTCGTTCTACCGGCGTTTGGCCCGCGGCACGCCGGTGGCCACCGCGCTGCGCGAGGCGCAGCTCGAGATGAGCCGTACCCCGGGGGGTGCGCACCCCTTCCTGTGGGCCGGGTTCACGGTGGTGGGTGACGGAACCGACCCCGTCCCGATCGAACCCCGCGGGGACGTGCGGATCCCGGTTCTGGCCACGCTGCTCCTGCTCCTGGCGGCGGTGGTGACGGTACTTCGTCGACGGCTGCCCGCCGGGATGCGATAA
- a CDS encoding sigma-70 family RNA polymerase sigma factor, which translates to MTDASKPVGPGHPPDDDLLRVVRNDPDPARRVAAATELVTRYRDAVYLWCFRYTRDRERARDLSQDVLVSVWEKIATFEGRSKFSSWIFSVTRHRCIDASRRVDLLADDVQPDDVPDPAPSPDVSFENETGEAWLMEMMRTELDPAEQSAIWMRCIERMPVDEITRHLGVEGAAGARAVLQRARRKLRAAIERRERGGRSA; encoded by the coding sequence ATGACGGATGCGTCTAAACCAGTGGGGCCCGGTCACCCGCCCGACGACGACCTGCTCCGGGTGGTTCGAAACGACCCGGATCCGGCGCGGCGGGTGGCGGCGGCGACAGAACTCGTCACGCGATATCGCGACGCCGTGTACCTGTGGTGTTTCCGGTACACGCGGGACCGCGAGCGGGCGCGGGACCTGTCGCAGGACGTGCTGGTGTCCGTGTGGGAGAAGATCGCCACCTTCGAGGGCCGTTCGAAGTTCTCTTCGTGGATATTCTCGGTGACGCGGCACCGGTGCATCGACGCCAGCCGGCGCGTGGATCTTCTCGCGGACGATGTCCAGCCGGACGACGTCCCCGATCCGGCGCCGTCGCCCGATGTCTCATTCGAGAACGAGACCGGCGAGGCGTGGCTGATGGAGATGATGCGCACGGAACTCGATCCCGCCGAGCAGAGCGCAATCTGGATGCGCTGCATCGAGCGCATGCCGGTGGATGAGATTACGCGGCACCTGGGTGTGGAGGGTGCCGCCGGGGCGCGGGCGGTGCTGCAGCGCGCCCGCCGAAAATTGAGAGCCGCCATCGAGCGGCGCGAACGCGGAGGGAGGAGCGCATGA
- a CDS encoding T9SS type A sorting domain-containing protein, whose translation MHRTLSVGLLPAALAAFSIASAPDPANAGWYPGVAYVAGNGIDNIQNFKVLPDGAGGMFVVWQDSSATTGYDIWAARLNRYGDYLVYQPVCNDGGNQTFPDACIDPATGGLYIAWEDDRYGGTDIWALHMLSDGQVVGWNPGGQPVCSEAGNQGQAKIAPDGTGGAILAWEDLRSGLSVDIYALRVDSAGDPIWTPNGIPVCTSVKSQTNIEMVADGQGGAVLVWQDYRFTTTGPDIYGQLLDPNGYGLWTPGGTVISAEANAQLNPRLVADGAGGAIFTWEDYRYGNSYVFVQRVDFKGDAAWTPGGVLVTTYGYEGGSPSIATDGQGGAVIAYREESFYSSYGTDIVAAHILASGTADYLFDIWICSATGDQAFPSIAYAGADGWVVAWQDMRSGNWDVYAQRIGADGRQVWAPDGVPMLATTYPEQSVAVVAGNAGAALGAWLFENSPNDNDLYATRLNGDDGAWGHPEPTLLSAADTPSDQGGHVMLTWKASERDTRTMQEITHYTIWREAGVVAADSPELAAPGAFIDPATMVSDFTGTARRIVVSAAGATTWEYVATVPIRYATQYNFNTPTLSDSVGGDPADETYQVLSHAGTFLFWQSEVMNAHSVDNLAPAAPLMLSAQRVGNDVQLSWSPSGANENDLRDYAIYRAGAPGVTPEPSLLAGSAGQAGFLDVAPGAGPLYYIVTAVDVHENQSTPSNEAQILAPTGIGNTPSIPAALTLMPNAPNPFGASTRFRVGSPEAGMARAELYDVAGRRVWSGEIPLQAGWRDVVFDARDAHGQPLASGVYFYRIHLRGETRTHKMVIAR comes from the coding sequence ATGCACAGAACGCTTTCCGTTGGACTCCTGCCGGCCGCACTTGCGGCTTTCTCAATTGCGTCGGCACCGGATCCCGCCAACGCGGGCTGGTATCCCGGGGTTGCCTACGTCGCCGGCAACGGGATCGACAACATACAGAACTTCAAGGTCCTGCCCGATGGCGCGGGTGGCATGTTCGTGGTCTGGCAGGACTCCAGCGCGACCACCGGCTACGACATCTGGGCCGCCCGGCTGAACAGGTACGGCGACTACCTCGTCTACCAGCCGGTCTGCAACGACGGCGGGAACCAGACCTTCCCGGATGCGTGCATCGATCCCGCCACCGGCGGCCTCTATATCGCCTGGGAGGACGACCGCTACGGCGGCACCGACATCTGGGCGCTGCACATGCTCTCGGATGGTCAGGTGGTGGGCTGGAATCCGGGCGGACAGCCGGTGTGCAGCGAGGCGGGCAATCAGGGCCAGGCGAAGATCGCTCCCGACGGGACCGGCGGCGCGATCCTCGCGTGGGAGGATCTGCGCTCGGGTCTCAGCGTCGACATCTATGCGCTCCGTGTCGATTCGGCGGGCGACCCCATCTGGACGCCCAACGGCATCCCGGTGTGCACGAGTGTCAAGAGCCAGACGAATATCGAAATGGTGGCGGACGGCCAGGGGGGTGCGGTGCTGGTGTGGCAGGACTACCGTTTCACGACTACGGGTCCCGACATCTACGGCCAGTTGCTGGACCCCAATGGGTACGGGCTCTGGACCCCGGGTGGAACGGTGATCAGCGCGGAGGCCAACGCACAGCTCAATCCACGGCTGGTGGCCGACGGCGCCGGCGGCGCCATCTTCACGTGGGAGGATTATCGCTACGGTAATTCGTACGTTTTTGTGCAGCGTGTCGATTTCAAAGGTGACGCGGCGTGGACGCCGGGGGGCGTCCTGGTTACCACGTATGGCTACGAAGGTGGATCGCCTTCCATCGCGACGGACGGCCAGGGAGGCGCGGTGATCGCCTACCGCGAGGAGAGCTTCTACTCTAGTTATGGTACCGACATAGTGGCCGCGCACATCCTGGCATCTGGCACCGCGGACTATCTGTTCGACATCTGGATTTGCTCGGCCACCGGCGACCAGGCGTTTCCATCCATTGCGTACGCGGGGGCAGATGGATGGGTGGTGGCGTGGCAGGACATGCGCAGCGGAAACTGGGACGTCTACGCGCAGCGCATCGGCGCCGATGGCCGCCAGGTATGGGCGCCGGACGGTGTGCCCATGCTGGCAACCACCTATCCCGAGCAGAGCGTCGCGGTCGTCGCCGGGAACGCCGGCGCCGCGCTCGGCGCCTGGTTGTTCGAGAACTCGCCCAACGACAACGACCTCTATGCGACCCGTCTCAACGGGGACGACGGCGCGTGGGGGCATCCGGAACCCACCCTCCTTTCCGCGGCGGACACCCCCAGCGACCAGGGCGGCCACGTGATGCTCACCTGGAAGGCGAGCGAGCGCGACACCCGCACCATGCAGGAGATCACGCACTACACCATCTGGCGCGAGGCGGGCGTGGTGGCGGCAGATTCGCCCGAACTCGCGGCCCCGGGGGCGTTCATCGACCCGGCCACGATGGTGTCTGACTTCACCGGAACCGCCCGGCGCATCGTCGTGAGCGCGGCTGGCGCCACCACGTGGGAGTACGTGGCCACCGTGCCCATCCGCTACGCCACGCAGTACAACTTCAACACGCCCACCCTGAGCGACTCGGTGGGCGGCGACCCGGCCGACGAGACCTACCAGGTCCTCTCGCACGCGGGCACGTTTCTCTTCTGGCAGTCGGAGGTCATGAACGCCCATTCGGTGGACAACCTGGCGCCCGCGGCGCCGCTCATGCTCAGCGCTCAACGCGTGGGCAACGACGTGCAGCTCAGCTGGAGTCCGTCCGGGGCAAACGAGAACGATCTGCGCGACTACGCCATCTATCGCGCCGGCGCGCCGGGTGTGACGCCCGAGCCGTCGCTGTTGGCGGGAAGCGCCGGGCAGGCCGGGTTTCTCGACGTGGCACCCGGCGCGGGACCGCTCTATTACATTGTGACCGCGGTCGACGTGCACGAGAACCAGAGCACGCCGTCCAACGAGGCGCAAATTCTGGCACCCACCGGAATCGGCAATACGCCATCCATCCCGGCCGCGCTCACACTCATGCCCAACGCCCCCAATCCGTTCGGCGCAAGCACGAGATTCCGGGTGGGCTCGCCCGAGGCCGGCATGGCACGGGCGGAACTCTACGACGTGGCCGGGCGGCGCGTGTGGAGCGGCGAGATTCCGCTGCAGGCGGGCTGGCGGGATGTGGTGTTCGACGCGCGTGACGCGCACGGACAGCCGCTGGCGAGCGGCGTGTATTTCTACCGCATCCACCTCCGCGGCGAGACGCGGACGCACAAGATGGTGATTGCGCGGTAG
- a CDS encoding right-handed parallel beta-helix repeat-containing protein, with the protein MYFAPGILLVAALFVSSPVMAAASRDRAPVIRVSDGDELARVLATPLSNVRIELTRAIDLTPVSAIDPTCGNCEDPATPVAITVGVTVSGEGVWIDGAGHEIRTHAGYGVYFDDCDGCGIENAVITGGERDTAQAATDAAVVVRDGAVTIRNCGIVDNIGDPDTVRRTIVGIMGVCGREGADITVENCEIVRNSWDGIALYRGARAVIRNNYIDGVDRARGEDIGGGRGVAVGVTWTGSALVERNWIRRYWKGLGVFVDADVVARGNIVEEMLTWGISIWDADRGRPRAVVERNVVYDCGACGISVARRAPYDPDEKPGRLTRNLVVHTGQNPKYDASDYYCHQCALALHAVPDGFSIRGNTFYDNRVAADSLFSADATREMFWRGRRGWVRTFRNNAVGIDGRLRFHESAFLTRYPRW; encoded by the coding sequence GTGTATTTCGCTCCCGGCATCCTCCTGGTCGCCGCGCTTTTCGTTTCTTCGCCGGTCATGGCCGCGGCATCCCGCGATCGTGCGCCGGTGATCCGGGTGTCGGACGGCGACGAACTCGCGCGCGTGCTCGCCACGCCGCTGTCCAACGTGCGCATCGAGCTCACCCGCGCCATTGATCTCACCCCGGTTTCGGCCATCGATCCCACCTGCGGCAACTGCGAGGATCCCGCCACGCCGGTTGCGATCACGGTTGGCGTGACCGTTTCCGGAGAGGGCGTGTGGATAGATGGCGCCGGCCATGAGATTCGCACCCATGCCGGCTACGGTGTCTATTTCGATGACTGTGACGGCTGTGGTATCGAAAACGCGGTGATCACCGGCGGCGAGCGCGACACCGCCCAGGCGGCCACCGACGCCGCTGTCGTGGTGCGTGACGGTGCGGTGACGATCCGCAACTGCGGAATCGTGGACAACATCGGTGATCCAGACACGGTGCGCAGGACGATCGTCGGCATCATGGGCGTGTGCGGCCGTGAGGGGGCGGACATCACCGTTGAGAATTGCGAGATCGTGCGCAATTCGTGGGATGGTATCGCGTTGTATCGCGGCGCGCGCGCCGTGATTCGCAACAACTATATCGACGGGGTCGATCGGGCGCGCGGCGAGGATATCGGTGGTGGTCGCGGCGTGGCCGTGGGCGTCACCTGGACGGGGAGCGCGCTCGTCGAGCGCAACTGGATCCGGCGCTACTGGAAGGGGCTCGGCGTGTTCGTGGATGCGGACGTGGTGGCGCGTGGCAATATCGTCGAGGAGATGCTCACCTGGGGGATATCCATCTGGGACGCGGATCGCGGACGGCCGCGGGCCGTCGTGGAACGCAATGTGGTGTACGATTGCGGGGCGTGTGGCATCTCCGTCGCGCGCCGTGCGCCCTATGACCCGGACGAGAAGCCGGGCCGGCTGACCCGCAACCTGGTGGTGCATACCGGACAAAACCCAAAGTATGACGCGTCCGACTACTACTGCCACCAGTGTGCGCTGGCGTTGCACGCGGTGCCGGATGGGTTTTCCATCCGCGGCAACACGTTCTACGACAATCGCGTGGCCGCAGACAGCCTCTTCAGCGCGGATGCAACGCGCGAGATGTTCTGGCGCGGACGCCGCGGCTGGGTACGCACGTTCCGGAACAACGCGGTCGGCATCGATGGGCGCCTGCGATTCCACGAGAGCGCGTTTCTCACCCGTTATCCGAGGTGGTAG